The Methanocella arvoryzae MRE50 genome includes a region encoding these proteins:
- a CDS encoding proteasome-activating nucleotidase → MAEGSGLDFTGEVPLSDFSKYLLDRVKQLEERNVRLKEEYRKIELEKKSVENKKVQYEREIRKLTSELDRLKTPPLIVGTILDVMANGKMIIKSSTGPKFVVNSSQFINSKEVYPGAKVALNQQSLAVIEVLPTVKDPSVLGMEVVDSPEIDYQSIGGLEAQINELKETVELPLLKPELFQKVGIEPPKGVLLYGPPGTGKTLLAKAVANRTKATFIRIIGSELVQKYIGEGARMVRELFELAKEKSPSIIFIDEIDSIGAKRLDSITSGDREVQRTLVQLLAEMDGFDPRGNVRILAATNRPDILDPALLRPGRFDRMIKVPMPTAEAREQILKIHARKMNLADDVDLRKIALITDESSGADLSAIVMEAGMFAIRNNRDVVDSSDFNAAVAKVMGERNRSMAQESGVMFA, encoded by the coding sequence ATGGCGGAAGGATCTGGCCTCGACTTTACTGGAGAAGTGCCTCTGAGCGACTTTTCTAAGTACCTGCTTGACAGGGTGAAGCAGCTGGAAGAACGAAATGTCCGCTTAAAGGAGGAATACAGGAAGATCGAGCTGGAAAAGAAGTCGGTCGAGAACAAGAAGGTACAGTACGAGCGCGAGATCCGGAAGCTCACGTCGGAGCTGGACAGGCTCAAGACTCCTCCGCTCATCGTCGGTACCATACTGGATGTCATGGCCAACGGTAAAATGATCATCAAATCCTCGACCGGGCCAAAATTCGTGGTTAACTCTTCCCAGTTCATCAACTCTAAAGAGGTCTACCCGGGCGCCAAAGTCGCCCTGAACCAGCAGTCCCTCGCCGTGATCGAGGTGCTGCCCACGGTTAAGGACCCCTCCGTACTGGGCATGGAGGTAGTCGACTCTCCCGAAATAGACTACCAGAGCATCGGAGGCCTGGAAGCCCAGATCAACGAGCTGAAGGAGACGGTCGAGCTGCCGCTCCTCAAGCCCGAGCTCTTCCAGAAGGTCGGTATCGAGCCGCCCAAGGGCGTACTGCTCTACGGGCCTCCAGGAACCGGCAAGACTTTGCTTGCCAAAGCCGTAGCAAACCGGACTAAGGCTACGTTCATCAGGATCATCGGCTCTGAGCTAGTGCAGAAGTACATCGGCGAAGGAGCGAGAATGGTCAGGGAGCTCTTCGAGCTGGCGAAGGAGAAATCGCCATCCATCATCTTCATCGACGAGATCGATTCCATCGGCGCCAAGAGGCTCGACAGCATCACCTCTGGCGACCGGGAAGTCCAGCGCACGCTCGTCCAGCTGCTCGCTGAGATGGACGGCTTCGACCCGAGAGGTAATGTCCGTATCCTGGCGGCCACCAACAGGCCGGACATCCTGGACCCGGCACTGTTGAGGCCGGGCCGGTTCGACCGCATGATCAAAGTACCCATGCCCACCGCTGAGGCCAGGGAGCAGATCCTCAAGATCCACGCCCGCAAGATGAACCTCGCGGACGACGTGGACCTCAGGAAGATCGCCCTCATCACGGACGAGTCCAGCGGCGCCGATCTCTCCGCCATCGTCATGGAGGCCGGCATGTTCGCCATCCGCAACAACCGCGACGTAGTGGACTCCTCAGACTTCAACGCGGCAGTTGCCAAAGTCATGGGCGAGCGAAACCGGAGCATGGCACAGGAAAGCGGTGTTATGTTTGCTTAG
- a CDS encoding CDP-alcohol phosphatidyltransferase family protein — protein sequence MTLDSLRSKFVVVTEPFVNLFDGLHISANTVSIASLAFAALAGIAYYFSAGNPAILAAALLLVLLNGFFDGLDGAIARKNGTASKYGDFLDHVIDRYADVFMICGIFLGGYLRSDLGAMVIVGVLLASYLGTQAQAVGVGRVYGGIMGRADRMILIIVATCLQLVYPTEVGAYGIQFTILGWALLIIGVLSHVTAFQRIWYTRKQLLSGENGKKN from the coding sequence ATGACGCTGGACTCTTTACGCTCGAAATTCGTGGTGGTGACTGAGCCGTTCGTCAACCTGTTCGACGGGCTGCACATCTCGGCTAACACCGTATCCATAGCCTCGCTGGCTTTCGCAGCCCTGGCCGGCATCGCATATTACTTTTCCGCCGGGAACCCGGCGATACTTGCAGCCGCGTTGCTGCTGGTGCTGCTCAACGGCTTTTTCGACGGCCTGGACGGCGCGATAGCCCGGAAGAACGGCACCGCTTCGAAGTACGGCGACTTCCTGGACCACGTGATTGACCGGTATGCCGACGTCTTCATGATCTGCGGCATCTTCCTGGGCGGCTACCTGCGATCCGACCTCGGCGCCATGGTCATCGTCGGCGTACTGCTCGCCAGCTACCTCGGCACCCAGGCCCAGGCCGTCGGCGTCGGCAGAGTCTACGGCGGCATCATGGGAAGGGCGGACAGGATGATCCTCATCATCGTGGCAACCTGCCTGCAGCTCGTCTATCCCACGGAAGTCGGGGCATACGGGATACAGTTCACCATTCTTGGCTGGGCTTTGCTGATCATCGGCGTATTAAGCCATGTGACGGCTTTCCAGCGGATCTGGTATACCAGAAAGCAGCTGCTGAGCGGCGAAAATGGGAAGAAGAACTAA
- a CDS encoding CRISPR-associated protein Cas4, whose translation MEGFTAETVRSDLLREISISLHSAYSSAEPQKALEQIYERACEDLAIVYGLAGEKIRKRSPVNIDRILAGLQAESARLGREKLSMLLKSEAVRLSHRSDKLRLSGAVDRIVAIDGRLRPVVISASQPPENGIYGSDRIRLAAYSMLVSDRFGCEADSGFVEYMGGWCIREAEIRPGDRREALSVRRRIEESRTAMPDARRGRWCHKCSYKERCTARVSFLDSLFGNG comes from the coding sequence GTGGAAGGGTTTACGGCAGAGACAGTCAGGAGCGACTTGCTCAGAGAAATTTCAATATCGCTGCATTCGGCATACTCATCGGCAGAGCCTCAAAAAGCCCTGGAACAGATATACGAAAGGGCCTGTGAGGATCTTGCCATTGTATATGGGCTGGCCGGCGAAAAGATCCGGAAGAGGAGTCCGGTCAATATAGATCGCATCCTGGCAGGGCTGCAAGCAGAGTCTGCCCGGCTGGGCAGAGAAAAGCTATCCATGCTGCTGAAATCCGAAGCGGTCAGGCTGAGCCATCGCTCAGATAAGCTCCGGCTATCGGGCGCTGTAGACAGGATAGTGGCAATAGACGGCCGTTTGCGGCCGGTGGTCATATCAGCTTCACAGCCCCCGGAAAACGGCATCTACGGGTCGGACCGGATCAGGCTGGCAGCGTATTCAATGCTCGTCTCAGACCGGTTCGGCTGTGAAGCAGACTCAGGGTTTGTCGAGTACATGGGCGGCTGGTGTATCAGAGAAGCTGAAATTCGCCCGGGGGACAGGCGAGAAGCGCTGTCGGTCAGGCGACGCATTGAGGAAAGCAGGACGGCGATGCCTGACGCCCGCAGGGGCAGGTGGTGCCATAAGTGCAGCTACAAAGAAAGGTGTACCGCCCGCGTCTCGTTCCTCGACAGCCTGTTCGGGAACGGGTAG
- a CDS encoding L-threonylcarbamoyladenylate synthase, translating into MRRGTDIGLAADIILKGGVIAYPTETVYGIGALATDVKAISRVFKVKRRPESMPLSIAVSSIEMLQEVAEIVHPDFIEKFLPGPVTVILRKKPVLPDSLTAGSDYVGIRFPDHPVALDLIRRTGPIVSTSANLHGEPDPVTADEVTVEVDYLLEGGRAKYAGSSTIVDLREYKVLRKGAMYDEVEEYMRKTG; encoded by the coding sequence ATGCGTAGAGGGACCGACATAGGCCTTGCAGCGGACATCATCCTGAAGGGTGGCGTCATCGCGTACCCTACCGAGACAGTCTACGGTATTGGTGCGCTGGCTACGGACGTGAAGGCGATATCACGAGTATTCAAAGTCAAACGGCGCCCCGAGTCCATGCCGCTCTCAATCGCGGTCTCCAGCATAGAAATGTTGCAGGAAGTAGCGGAAATCGTGCACCCTGACTTTATCGAAAAGTTCCTGCCAGGGCCTGTGACCGTGATCCTGAGAAAAAAGCCGGTACTGCCGGATTCTCTGACTGCGGGGTCGGATTACGTCGGCATCAGGTTCCCTGACCACCCGGTTGCCCTGGACTTGATTAGGAGGACCGGGCCTATTGTCTCTACCAGCGCCAACCTGCACGGAGAGCCGGACCCGGTCACCGCCGACGAGGTCACGGTCGAAGTGGACTACCTGCTGGAAGGGGGAAGAGCGAAGTATGCAGGCTCTTCAACGATAGTGGACCTCCGGGAGTATAAGGTTCTGAGAAAAGGCGCCATGTACGACGAAGTCGAAGAATACATGCGAAAGACCGGATAG
- the albA gene encoding DNA-binding protein Alba, translating to MPEDNVIFVGNKPVMNYVLAAVTQFNEGAKEVTIKARGRAISRAVDTAEVVRHRFLTDVEIDRIQISTEELASEKGEKINVSSIEIFLKRPRAATD from the coding sequence ATGCCCGAGGACAACGTCATCTTCGTCGGCAACAAGCCAGTCATGAACTACGTGCTCGCCGCAGTCACTCAGTTTAACGAGGGAGCGAAAGAAGTCACCATCAAGGCCAGGGGCAGGGCGATTTCCCGGGCGGTCGATACGGCGGAGGTTGTCCGCCACCGGTTTCTGACCGATGTGGAGATCGACCGGATCCAGATCAGCACCGAAGAGCTCGCCAGCGAGAAAGGGGAGAAAATCAACGTCTCTTCTATTGAGATCTTCCTGAAGCGTCCCCGGGCCGCAACTGATTAA
- a CDS encoding multiprotein bridging factor aMBF1, giving the protein MQCEICGAEIRGRSYRIIVDRAELDACEKCKGLGKEVSRPGGASGARPGAPGAYGTQPATRRTRSDLFDKIKDELVEDYAGKIKSAREARHMTDEELAAKTGTKVNIIRKVERGELAPEDALVKKLERELDIKLTEGVAEAEKGQRKGESRVMTLGDLIKVKKDKR; this is encoded by the coding sequence ATGCAATGTGAAATATGTGGGGCCGAAATTCGCGGCAGATCCTACCGTATCATCGTGGATCGGGCGGAGCTTGATGCTTGTGAAAAATGTAAGGGCCTGGGTAAGGAAGTTTCCCGGCCTGGCGGCGCTTCCGGTGCCCGCCCCGGTGCCCCTGGCGCTTATGGCACTCAGCCGGCCACCCGGAGAACTCGCAGCGACCTCTTTGACAAGATCAAGGATGAGCTGGTCGAAGATTACGCGGGCAAAATTAAGAGTGCCCGTGAAGCACGCCACATGACCGACGAGGAACTGGCGGCGAAGACCGGCACGAAGGTCAACATCATCCGCAAGGTTGAACGCGGTGAGCTTGCACCGGAAGACGCTCTCGTGAAGAAGCTGGAGCGCGAGCTCGACATCAAGCTGACGGAAGGCGTGGCCGAAGCCGAAAAAGGCCAGCGCAAGGGCGAGAGCAGGGTCATGACCCTGGGCGATCTGATCAAGGTGAAAAAAGATAAGAGGTGA
- a CDS encoding adenylate kinase family protein translates to MKIALTGTPGTGKSTVARLVDAGFTVVDVNAIIKDTYNQGVDEERNSAIADLDGLSRYVEQLPGDCILEGHVAHLLPVDRIVVLRASPVVLRKRLEARGWSAEKIEENLEAEALDVILVEALEMSDNVYEIDTTDKTPTMVAGCVREIISGTDNYKPGSVDFSEAYFL, encoded by the coding sequence ATGAAGATAGCGCTGACCGGCACTCCCGGGACTGGCAAGTCGACCGTGGCCAGGCTGGTAGATGCCGGCTTTACCGTTGTAGACGTCAACGCGATCATCAAGGACACCTATAACCAGGGTGTAGATGAGGAACGCAACTCTGCCATCGCAGACCTCGACGGGCTGAGCCGCTACGTAGAGCAGTTGCCGGGGGATTGCATCCTGGAAGGCCACGTCGCCCACCTGCTGCCGGTCGACAGGATCGTAGTCCTGAGAGCCTCCCCTGTGGTGCTGCGGAAGCGGCTGGAAGCCAGAGGCTGGAGCGCTGAGAAGATCGAGGAAAACCTGGAGGCCGAGGCGCTGGACGTGATTCTGGTCGAGGCGCTGGAGATGAGCGATAACGTTTATGAGATAGACACGACTGATAAAACGCCGACAATGGTGGCCGGCTGTGTCAGGGAAATCATCTCCGGCACCGACAATTATAAGCCGGGCTCCGTCGACTTTAGCGAGGCATATTTCTTATGA
- a CDS encoding DUF531 domain-containing protein has product MLTLGLYNTYDRNKVVEAHYRGIARGAPIAYAFGFNLALVGFPYDFEKQELVDFVRDNTTIGESGAYLQKLHDEKRLYVMDIPQKGFPAQFGSLVVTSSHGDKKKAVSSREVADMMARNKPLFILIGLGRKGLPKEYFEMAPYHLDITDGKGVSFETCTAIGAIAARLYTLAEQQKMAGSRKDR; this is encoded by the coding sequence ATGCTGACGCTCGGGCTTTACAATACTTACGACCGGAACAAGGTCGTGGAAGCGCATTACAGGGGCATTGCCAGAGGCGCTCCAATCGCCTACGCTTTCGGCTTTAACCTGGCGCTGGTGGGCTTTCCCTACGATTTCGAGAAGCAGGAGCTGGTCGATTTTGTCAGGGACAATACAACGATAGGCGAATCCGGGGCGTATCTTCAGAAGCTCCACGATGAAAAGCGGCTTTACGTGATGGACATCCCTCAGAAGGGGTTTCCTGCGCAGTTCGGCTCCCTGGTCGTGACCTCCAGCCACGGGGACAAGAAAAAAGCCGTATCCTCCCGGGAAGTCGCAGACATGATGGCGAGAAACAAGCCGCTCTTTATCCTGATCGGACTGGGGCGCAAGGGGCTTCCTAAAGAGTATTTTGAGATGGCCCCGTATCATCTTGACATTACCGATGGCAAAGGCGTTTCTTTCGAGACCTGCACAGCCATCGGGGCAATAGCTGCGCGGCTATATACGCTGGCTGAGCAGCAGAAGATGGCCGGAAGTCGGAAGGATAGATAA
- a CDS encoding DUF356 domain-containing protein, with translation MESFAVIRADDQTKLNTAISDLQRHGGLTFAIAPKELKPASADKILVNVMKVPLKKSCRAAALVSLNDDPGVAIDVLGRIHPPAHVIIVSSRHDVYSKITDCITRLPDLKDYVAPVIQKKVQ, from the coding sequence ATGGAGTCTTTTGCAGTAATAAGGGCCGATGACCAGACCAAGCTGAATACTGCAATCTCAGATCTGCAGAGGCATGGCGGACTGACTTTTGCGATAGCGCCGAAAGAGCTGAAACCTGCATCAGCAGACAAGATCCTGGTAAACGTCATGAAAGTGCCGCTGAAAAAGTCATGCAGGGCAGCCGCCCTCGTGTCTCTCAACGACGACCCCGGGGTCGCGATCGACGTGCTGGGCCGGATACACCCTCCCGCTCACGTAATCATCGTCAGTTCCCGCCACGACGTCTACAGCAAGATCACAGATTGCATTACCAGGCTTCCTGATCTTAAGGACTATGTGGCGCCCGTGATTCAGAAAAAGGTACAATAG
- a CDS encoding NfeD family protein has translation MLIVGALLLVVEALTPGFFVAVPATILIVMGLLVVLAPGLLTFPWGLIIFALVTIVVSIATILFYRRLAPGHKPIVTGEDSLAGKTGEVIRDVVPGSIDGKVKVDEQIWSATSAEKIEAGQRVRVIRAEGVHIIVCRLTDVTEGGECKK, from the coding sequence ATGCTAATCGTAGGTGCTCTACTATTAGTAGTAGAGGCGCTGACCCCCGGCTTTTTCGTGGCGGTGCCCGCCACGATTTTGATAGTGATGGGGCTGCTGGTTGTGCTGGCACCCGGACTGCTGACGTTCCCGTGGGGCCTGATCATCTTTGCCTTAGTGACTATTGTGGTGAGCATAGCAACCATCCTCTTCTACAGGAGGCTGGCGCCGGGCCATAAGCCGATCGTCACCGGCGAAGACTCGCTCGCCGGCAAAACAGGCGAGGTCATCAGGGATGTAGTTCCCGGAAGCATCGACGGCAAAGTGAAAGTGGATGAGCAGATCTGGAGCGCCACGTCAGCCGAAAAGATCGAGGCCGGGCAGCGGGTGAGAGTCATTCGCGCCGAAGGCGTACATATCATCGTCTGTAGACTAACCGACGTTACGGAGGGAGGAGAATGCAAGAAATAA
- a CDS encoding DNA polymerase subunit beta: MRPRLRDFIETKEGWIFSVVDYHNEDGVHCLLRYLPGRPDGERERNGVRYKKMGFDEAYEFIRKEKPEWIKGVMVVPYEHVYKLYQPHEGLLSIVATDSRVKKMVEALSAVEFCDMGITGSKLVGLGAETSDVDFIVYGNSWYKARDELQKAIAEGRIEGIDEAGWKKIYAKRKPELTFEEFYLHERRKGNRCLLDGALTDLLYVRDYDQIGPALPVGKDLGMRTITATVTDDEFAYDSPAIYKVDHPEISMVLSYTHTYAGQVRKGEVLEARGRLEESATGKVLVIGTSREPKGEWIKSLTLLEQSR; this comes from the coding sequence ATGAGGCCAAGGTTAAGAGATTTCATCGAGACTAAGGAAGGCTGGATATTTTCAGTTGTCGACTACCATAACGAAGATGGCGTTCACTGCCTGCTCCGGTATCTTCCGGGACGCCCGGACGGCGAGAGGGAGCGGAACGGCGTTCGCTACAAGAAAATGGGCTTCGACGAAGCCTACGAGTTCATCCGGAAAGAAAAGCCGGAGTGGATCAAAGGCGTCATGGTGGTGCCGTACGAGCACGTCTACAAGCTATATCAGCCTCACGAAGGCCTGCTGAGCATAGTTGCCACCGATTCGAGGGTGAAGAAGATGGTCGAGGCCCTTTCCGCAGTGGAGTTCTGCGATATGGGCATTACCGGGTCAAAGCTGGTCGGCCTCGGGGCGGAAACCTCTGATGTAGACTTTATTGTTTACGGTAACAGCTGGTACAAGGCGAGGGATGAGCTGCAGAAAGCCATCGCCGAAGGCCGCATCGAAGGTATCGACGAGGCGGGATGGAAGAAGATCTACGCCAAGCGCAAGCCTGAGCTGACCTTTGAAGAGTTCTACCTGCACGAGCGGAGAAAAGGAAACCGGTGCCTGCTAGACGGCGCGCTTACGGATCTGCTGTACGTCAGGGACTACGATCAGATAGGTCCGGCACTGCCGGTCGGCAAAGACCTGGGCATGAGGACTATTACGGCAACTGTGACGGATGACGAGTTCGCATACGATAGCCCCGCCATCTACAAAGTAGACCACCCCGAGATATCAATGGTGCTCTCTTACACACACACCTATGCAGGGCAGGTCAGGAAAGGCGAAGTCTTAGAGGCCAGAGGCAGGCTGGAAGAGTCCGCCACAGGTAAAGTGCTCGTCATAGGGACTTCGAGAGAGCCGAAGGGAGAGTGGATCAAATCGCTCACACTGCTGGAGCAGTCCCGATAA
- a CDS encoding peroxiredoxin family protein has product MYERIYAAVDTRAPGFSLKDENGREISLDVFRKGKKLVLAFVRGVDDAHTGEQLDYLKDDYERFMLRGADVLAVSDGSISVNKALHDSHKLPFHILSDPDCTVIKAYGLYNQYDKLIGPAVFVLNEAGVILFRYEGKNPSDIVEDEEIIKVLEGDTQSRPGWPEKG; this is encoded by the coding sequence ATGTACGAGCGGATTTATGCGGCGGTGGATACGAGAGCGCCGGGTTTTAGTCTAAAAGACGAGAATGGCAGAGAAATTTCCCTGGACGTTTTCAGAAAGGGCAAAAAGCTGGTCCTGGCCTTTGTCAGAGGAGTAGACGACGCCCATACCGGAGAGCAGCTGGACTACCTGAAGGACGACTACGAGCGTTTCATGCTCCGCGGGGCAGATGTCCTTGCAGTATCCGATGGCAGTATCAGCGTTAACAAGGCTTTACACGACTCGCATAAGCTGCCGTTCCACATCTTAAGCGATCCCGACTGTACGGTCATCAAAGCCTACGGCCTGTACAACCAGTACGACAAGCTCATCGGCCCGGCGGTTTTTGTGCTGAATGAAGCCGGAGTCATACTCTTCAGGTACGAGGGTAAAAATCCCTCGGACATCGTAGAGGATGAGGAGATCATCAAAGTCCTGGAAGGCGACACCCAGTCCCGGCCCGGATGGCCGGAGAAAGGTTAA
- the map gene encoding type II methionyl aminopeptidase: MIAGMAADELKACLKAGEIVRSLKCSATAKIRAGARLIDLATFVEEETVRMGGRPAFPCNISVNAIASHYTPSPGCSRTLENGDVVKIDLGAIVDGYIADSAFTAEVGTSAHRDLIDSTNSALSAAIEIVRPGVTTSEIGRAINAVASSRGLRVLRDLYGHNMSRNCLHGGLTIPNYDDGSARKIREGDILAIEPFLTPGSGEISRNPGGNIFQAIRRDAFYATGAEEKELLRRLNRDYGGFPFTSRWLGAETGALQGLIRSAAVREYPLLIEKDGEPVAQAEHTLIVTRDGCKIIT; encoded by the coding sequence ATGATAGCAGGGATGGCGGCGGACGAGCTTAAGGCCTGCCTGAAGGCGGGCGAGATCGTCAGATCGCTCAAATGCAGTGCGACTGCAAAAATCAGGGCGGGCGCCAGGCTGATCGACCTCGCCACCTTCGTGGAAGAGGAGACTGTCAGGATGGGCGGAAGGCCCGCGTTCCCTTGCAACATTTCAGTTAACGCCATCGCCTCCCACTACACGCCTTCCCCCGGGTGTTCCAGAACACTGGAGAACGGTGATGTCGTGAAGATAGATCTGGGCGCAATCGTGGATGGGTATATTGCGGATTCCGCCTTTACCGCAGAAGTGGGGACGTCCGCGCATAGAGATCTGATCGACTCCACAAATTCGGCGCTGTCCGCGGCGATCGAAATAGTGCGCCCTGGCGTGACCACTTCAGAAATCGGCAGGGCGATTAATGCAGTCGCCTCCTCCCGCGGGCTCAGAGTACTGAGGGACCTGTACGGCCATAACATGAGCCGAAACTGCCTGCACGGAGGCCTGACCATTCCGAACTACGACGACGGCTCCGCCCGAAAGATCAGAGAAGGCGACATCCTGGCGATCGAGCCGTTCCTGACTCCGGGCAGCGGGGAGATTTCGAGGAACCCGGGAGGCAACATCTTCCAGGCAATCCGCCGGGACGCCTTTTACGCAACGGGAGCCGAAGAGAAAGAGTTGCTGCGCCGTCTCAACCGGGACTATGGGGGCTTTCCGTTTACATCTCGATGGCTGGGAGCAGAAACAGGTGCACTGCAGGGGCTGATCAGGTCGGCAGCAGTAAGAGAGTACCCCCTGCTGATCGAGAAGGACGGCGAGCCGGTGGCGCAGGCTGAACATACGCTGATCGTCACCCGGGACGGCTGTAAGATCATTACTTGA
- the hisC gene encoding histidinol-phosphate transaminase, whose translation MIRARQSVQEIKEYVAGKNVEEVAASYGIDEKSIIKLASNESCLGASPLAIEAIRKAACDAHVYPSVDAIELREALAMRHGVPVRNIVCGNGMDAVIETLLRAFLETGDEVVIPLPAFSYYENVTRFCGATPKYCARRADFSLDVDAVLKQVTDRTKFIFITSPNNPTGNLTSLAEIRSVANAVDGIVFVDEAYIDFSGGKTALELMKECDNIVIGRTMSKAWGLAGMRIGYGFMPDWIFREYMKVATPFALSRIAIAAALAALKDEEHYNRTVETVKAERQFLMENVPFKVYPSEANFVLIDTAPLTSKHVVTEAMKRGVILRDCASFREMGDRYVRITVGTREQNVRLVEVLAEIKGSR comes from the coding sequence GTGATCAGGGCCAGGCAGTCAGTCCAGGAAATAAAGGAGTACGTTGCGGGTAAGAACGTAGAGGAAGTCGCCGCTTCGTACGGCATTGACGAGAAGAGCATCATCAAGCTCGCGTCCAACGAGAGCTGCCTCGGAGCCAGCCCTCTGGCCATAGAGGCGATCCGGAAGGCGGCCTGCGACGCCCACGTCTACCCGAGCGTCGATGCTATCGAGCTCCGGGAAGCGCTGGCTATGAGACACGGAGTGCCTGTCCGCAATATCGTCTGCGGCAACGGCATGGATGCCGTGATAGAAACGCTCCTGAGAGCGTTCCTGGAGACAGGGGACGAAGTGGTCATACCGTTGCCCGCGTTCTCGTACTATGAAAATGTCACCAGGTTTTGCGGCGCCACACCCAAGTACTGCGCCCGGCGTGCCGACTTCAGCCTGGACGTGGACGCTGTGCTGAAGCAGGTCACCGACAGGACTAAGTTTATATTCATCACCTCGCCGAACAACCCGACAGGCAACCTGACCTCGCTGGCCGAGATCAGGTCGGTGGCAAACGCCGTCGACGGCATCGTGTTCGTGGACGAGGCGTACATCGACTTCTCCGGCGGAAAGACGGCGCTGGAACTCATGAAGGAGTGCGATAACATCGTCATAGGCAGGACCATGTCGAAGGCGTGGGGCCTGGCCGGGATGAGGATCGGCTACGGGTTCATGCCTGACTGGATTTTCAGAGAGTACATGAAAGTCGCCACTCCCTTCGCCCTTAGCAGGATTGCCATTGCAGCAGCGCTCGCCGCCCTGAAGGACGAGGAACACTACAACAGAACAGTCGAGACGGTAAAGGCTGAACGGCAGTTCCTTATGGAAAATGTGCCGTTCAAGGTATACCCGTCGGAGGCCAACTTCGTGCTGATTGACACAGCCCCCCTGACCTCGAAGCACGTGGTGACCGAAGCGATGAAGAGAGGCGTAATCCTCCGGGACTGTGCCTCCTTCCGGGAGATGGGCGACCGGTACGTGCGCATCACGGTAGGCACCAGAGAGCAGAACGTCAGGCTGGTCGAGGTGCTGGCGGAGATCAAGGGGAGCAGATGA
- a CDS encoding SPFH domain-containing protein: MQEITSIGGSLLCIGVIIVAAIVFVLISGIRIIQPYQQGLQIRLGQYIGRLNPGFNWVVPLITTVIKMDLRTQVLDIPKQEVITKDNSPTNVDAIIYIKVINPEKAYFEVTSYHMATIALAQTTLRSVIGDMELDEVLYNRDRINGRLRDILDKATDPWGVKIEAVEIREVDPIGTVKAAMEEQTSAERRRRAAILLADGNKRSAILEAEGAKQAMILRAEGSRQSKILEAEGTRVSRILEMQGQAQALRLMALGSAPLDKKAITVLSLDTLAKMSNGQATKIIFPFEISKVIEQSAKYLGATEETVGELGKPTDVNSLVGQPDDVLGKIPNPDELRAEVATIEDQLKKDLEDTATTATSLKKKMPDAQHDVVHHDAGPDLK; this comes from the coding sequence ATGCAAGAAATAACTTCAATCGGCGGATCATTGCTGTGCATAGGCGTGATCATCGTCGCAGCTATCGTGTTCGTCCTGATATCGGGTATCAGGATCATCCAGCCCTATCAGCAGGGCTTACAGATCAGGCTGGGCCAGTACATTGGCCGGCTTAACCCGGGTTTCAACTGGGTCGTGCCTCTGATCACCACTGTGATCAAGATGGACTTGAGAACGCAGGTGCTGGACATCCCGAAGCAGGAAGTCATCACCAAAGATAACTCGCCCACGAATGTGGACGCCATCATCTACATCAAGGTAATCAACCCTGAGAAAGCTTACTTTGAAGTGACCAGCTATCACATGGCGACGATCGCCCTGGCGCAGACCACGCTCAGGAGCGTCATTGGTGATATGGAGCTTGACGAAGTCCTGTATAACAGAGACAGGATCAACGGCCGGCTCAGAGACATCCTGGACAAGGCTACCGACCCATGGGGTGTAAAGATCGAGGCCGTGGAGATCAGGGAAGTAGATCCGATCGGCACGGTCAAGGCAGCCATGGAAGAGCAGACCTCTGCAGAGAGGCGCAGGCGTGCGGCCATCCTGCTGGCAGACGGTAACAAGCGCTCGGCCATTCTGGAAGCCGAAGGTGCGAAGCAGGCCATGATTCTAAGGGCAGAAGGCTCCAGGCAGTCCAAGATCCTCGAAGCAGAGGGTACCAGGGTATCCCGCATCCTCGAGATGCAGGGCCAGGCCCAGGCCCTGAGGCTGATGGCGCTCGGCTCTGCGCCGCTGGACAAGAAGGCCATAACCGTGCTCTCACTGGACACGCTGGCGAAGATGTCCAACGGGCAGGCGACCAAGATCATCTTCCCGTTCGAGATCTCCAAAGTCATCGAGCAGTCCGCAAAATACCTGGGCGCCACCGAGGAGACCGTGGGCGAGCTCGGCAAGCCGACGGACGTCAACAGCCTCGTAGGCCAGCCTGACGACGTGCTGGGCAAGATCCCCAACCCGGACGAGCTAAGAGCGGAAGTGGCGACCATCGAGGATCAGCTGAAGAAAGACCTCGAAGACACGGCCACCACGGCCACCAGCCTGAAAAAGAAAATGCCGGACGCCCAGCATGATGTAGTACACCATGACGCGGGCCCTGACTTAAAATAA